DNA sequence from the Methanolobus psychrophilus R15 genome:
CATCGCCGCAGGATAGATGTGCATCTCCTCGCCTGTGGGATGATAGAGAGTCCAGGCACCTTCCTTTGCAGGGGTGAGCTTGTTCTTCAGGCGCACATTTCCAAATGTACCCCTCATCATTACTTCATGGTTGCCGCGTCTGGAGCCATAGGAGTTGAAGTTCTTCTCATCAACTCCCCTGGAGAGCAGGTACTGACCTGCAGGATAGTTGGTACGTATGGAGCCTGCAGGAGAAATGTGGTCAGTAGTGATACTGTCACCTACCATTACAAGGACGCGCGCATCCTTTATGTCAGCCAGCGGGGCTGCTACAGGCGGGAAGTCCTTGAAGAACGGCGGCTCCTGTATGTAGGTAGAGTCCTTGTCCCAATCATACAGCAATCCGGAAGGCGCATTGAGCTCTCTCCAGAGCGCTGTTCCCTTGAAAACGTTGGAATATTCCCTTTCAAACATCTGAGGAGTGACAAAGTCCTTTGTATAATTGTCTATTATTTCCTTCCCTGGCCAGATATCCTTCAGATAAACAGGCTGTCCGTTAGGATCACATGCGATAGGCTCTGTAGCAAGATCGATATCTACGGTCCCTGCAAGCGCATAGGCAACTACCAGCATAGGTGATGCAAGGTAGTTGGCCTTGACCTGGGCATTGATCCTGCCTTCGAAATTCCTGTTACCGCTGAGCACTGCTGCAACGGTGAGGTCCTTTTTCTCGATCTCTTTTGAAACGGTCTCGTTGAGAGGACCACTGTTACCGATACAGGTGAGGCATCCATAGCCCACTACATGGAAGCCAAGCGCCTCCATATATGGCATTAGGCCTGCCTTTGTAAGGTAATCAGTAATGACACGTGATCCCGGCGCCAGGCTGGTCTTCACGAAGGGCTTAACCTTAAGTCCGCGCTCCACTGCATTCTTTGCAAGGAGCCCTGCCTCCATCATAAGCGAGGGATTGGAAGTGTTGGTACAGGATGTTATAGAGGCGATGACCACCGAGCCATGTGCAACGTTCATATCATCCGCACACTTCACCTTAGCGATGCCGGTGTAGTGTGGTGCTGCAGCAATGCTGTAGCCGCCTTCCCCAAGCCAGCGGCCGTAGTCAACATCCCCGTTGGGTGCTTTGCGGTTCTTTGCTTCAAAGGTTTCCTTCATTGTCTGGTGGAATGCTTTTGACATATCCTGCATGGCAATGCGGTCCTGAGGTCTCTTAGGCCCTGCGAGGCAGGGTGAGACAGTGCTCATATCAAGTTCCAGGGTTGAGCTGAAAGCCGGCTCAGGAGAGTCCTCTGTCATGAAAAGGCCCTGTTCCTTGCAGTATTCCCTGACAAGGTTGATGTGCTCCCCGGTTCTGCCTGTCTGGAGCATGTAATCGAGTGTTCTCTCATCCACAGGACAGAAACCCATGGTCGCGCCGTACTCAGGAGCCATGTTGGCAAGTATTGCCCTGTCAGCCAGGTCAAGTGTCCTGTATCCGGGGCCGAAGAATTCTACAAATTTGCCCACAACACCATGTTTCCTGAGCATCTGCACAACAGTCAGTACCAGGTCTGTGGAGTTGACACCTTCCATGAGCTCTCCGGTCAGCCTGAACCCGACGACCTCGGGCACTGGCATATAGTAAGGCTGCCCGAGCATCACTGCCTCGGCCTCAATGCCACCTACTCCCCAGCCCAGCACACCAAGTCCGTTTATCATCGTGGTGTGGGAGTCAGTGCCCACAAGAGTGTCAGGATAGGCGATCACTTCAGAGCCTTTCTGCACAACATGCACCAGCGGAGCCAGGTACTCAAGATTGACCTGGTGGATGATACCGCTTGCCGGAGGGACAACTCTCATGTTGTCAAAAGCTTTCTGAGCCCAGTGGAGCACTTCATAACGCTCCTTGTTACGATGAAACTCATATTTCTCGTTGCAGTGAAGCGCATAGGAAGTGCCGTAATAATCCACCTGGATGGAGTGGTCGATAACAAGATCAGCGGGTATAACAGGATTGATCTTCTTCGGATCTCCCCCCAGTCTCTGCATGGCCGACCTTATAGCAGCAATATCAACGACTGCAGGCACACCTGTGAAATCCTGAAGTATCACTCTTGAGGGAACAAAAGGAATATCGGATTCCGGAGCAGAGTCAGGGCTCCATTTTGCAAGGTTTTTGACGTCATCTCCGGTAATGACCTCTCCATCAATGTTCCTCAGGACCGCTTCAAGCAGGACCCTGATAGAGTATGGCAAACCTGAAAGGTTAACAATACCAAGTTCTTCCAGTTTTTTCAGGCGGTAGAGAGTTACTTTTTTACCGCCAAGGTCAAGAGTCTGTTTAGCCCCGAAGGGGTCATTAGCAAGAATACCTTCCATGAATGTCACCTATGGTAATTAACACGATTAATATAAATGGTTATTTCGGATTTTGTTTCCGCTATCTGTAATGCCGCAATAGCGATCTTCAAAGCCGGATAATGTCTTCACGGCCCTATCTTCCGCAGATTTATGATTGACCGCCCATAAAATCTACAGGAATATATAACTTTGCCTGCTTACAGCACTTATGAACGCCGGAGTTGACAAGGCCAGAATTCCGGAGGTTCCGGTAAGCAATAACAAAATTGTTCTTATCAGCATCCATGATTCCTTCTGGCCATGTCTGCAGACCAGTGGCTGGTCATTAAAAACAGCTGAATACTCTAATTCTAATGACAATCCCAGATGAGAAAAAAAAACCTGAAGAGCCTCGAAAAGATAGACTTCAAACTTACTCTTCTCTGGAATCATCTGATGGCAGAGGAAGAAATTGATTGAAGTGATTTGGTGGTATATGGCTGGTTTTGGAGGGAGGATGGATGGTGCAAGATTAACAACGTCAAGGACTTGCCCAGGCTGTGGCGCATGTTCACAGGCATACAACAAGGAAATCAAGTGCTCAGGCTGTGAAGTTTTGTGCTCTGTCATCCGAAAAGCTGACGGCGTGAATCTTTATTATAGGCCAGGCAAAAGAACTCAATCTAAAATAGAATGCTCATGTAGTTGTTGGAATTTTATGAGGTTAATAAAAAATAGCCAAGCCCTAATATTTGTTTTAATTTTATAATAGTGATATTTTTAAAATCCTTATACATCTTTTGGAGTATCACTATTTTCTTTAATAATAATTTTATTAATGGTCTCTGATGCTTCATATCTAAATTTACCTAATTCGAATATGGATGTTATTAGATCTAAGATTGAGGATAATGACATCAATAA
Encoded proteins:
- a CDS encoding aconitase; amino-acid sequence: MEGILANDPFGAKQTLDLGGKKVTLYRLKKLEELGIVNLSGLPYSIRVLLEAVLRNIDGEVITGDDVKNLAKWSPDSAPESDIPFVPSRVILQDFTGVPAVVDIAAIRSAMQRLGGDPKKINPVIPADLVIDHSIQVDYYGTSYALHCNEKYEFHRNKERYEVLHWAQKAFDNMRVVPPASGIIHQVNLEYLAPLVHVVQKGSEVIAYPDTLVGTDSHTTMINGLGVLGWGVGGIEAEAVMLGQPYYMPVPEVVGFRLTGELMEGVNSTDLVLTVVQMLRKHGVVGKFVEFFGPGYRTLDLADRAILANMAPEYGATMGFCPVDERTLDYMLQTGRTGEHINLVREYCKEQGLFMTEDSPEPAFSSTLELDMSTVSPCLAGPKRPQDRIAMQDMSKAFHQTMKETFEAKNRKAPNGDVDYGRWLGEGGYSIAAAPHYTGIAKVKCADDMNVAHGSVVIASITSCTNTSNPSLMMEAGLLAKNAVERGLKVKPFVKTSLAPGSRVITDYLTKAGLMPYMEALGFHVVGYGCLTCIGNSGPLNETVSKEIEKKDLTVAAVLSGNRNFEGRINAQVKANYLASPMLVVAYALAGTVDIDLATEPIACDPNGQPVYLKDIWPGKEIIDNYTKDFVTPQMFEREYSNVFKGTALWRELNAPSGLLYDWDKDSTYIQEPPFFKDFPPVAAPLADIKDARVLVMVGDSITTDHISPAGSIRTNYPAGQYLLSRGVDEKNFNSYGSRRGNHEVMMRGTFGNVRLKNKLTPAKEGAWTLYHPTGEEMHIYPAAMKYVESGTPLIILAGKEYGTGSSRDWAAKGTQLLGVKAVIAESFERIHRSNLVGMGVLPLRFRDGETAESLGLTGRETFDIQGIDRLKSFGELCVTAIDSEGQKQFNVIVMLNSAIEIEYYRNGGILHKFLRDRVKGE